The uncultured Campylobacter sp. nucleotide sequence CAGCACCGACAATAACCCCAACATATGCTAACGCTACATTTAAAATTTGTTTTAACATCATCCTACCTCTTAATTATAAAAATTTTAATTTGCTTTACTAATATTAAGAATCTTTAAATTTAAATAATATTAAATGCTAATTAAATTTTATCCAAATAATGACACGAAATTTACACCGAAATTACATCCAAACTCTTAGCAAGATTCCAAGCGAAAATCCCATACTTTGGTGAATAAAACCGCAAGACCACCGCTCAAAACAGATCGAGGCAAATCAAGGCAGTTTACTTGAAAAAATTCTTGATTTTATCGAGTATCCCCTCGTCGTCTCCGCCCTTGCTGCCGAAGCTTTCTTGAAGCTCGCGCAAAAGCGCCTCTTGCTTCTCATTCAATTTTTTAGGCGTCTGGACGTTTACCTGCACGATCAGATCGCCGTTTTTTTTGGTGCGGATATTCGGCGCGCCCTCGCCGTAGATCGTGAAGCGCTGCTTGTCCTTGGTGCCTACTTTGAGTTTCAGCTCCGCCTTGCCGCGCGGCGTCGGCACCTCGATGCTCTCGCCCAAGATTGCCTGCGTGAAAAATACCGGCACCTCGATATACAGGTCGTCTCCGTCGCGCAGGAAGTGGCTGTCTTCCTTAACGCGCACTATCACGTACAGATCCCCGATTTCGCCGGTTTTAGAAACGTTGCCCTTGCCGCTTAGGCGCACGCGCTGTCCGTCGTCGATACCTGCGGGAATGTCAAATTTAAGGCTCACGTCCTCTTCGGTAAAGCCCTTGCCGCCGCAATCCTTGCATCTATCTTTTACGATCTCGCCCGTGCCGCCGCAAGCGGAGCAGCTTTGGATGAAGCTCATATATCCGCGTCTGACCGCGACGCGCCCGGTGCCGCCGCAAGCGGAGCAGGTGTGTCTTTTTTTGTCCTTCGAGCCGGTAGCGTCGCAGGTGGAGCACGGCTTTTTGATCTTGTATTTTATCTCCTTGTGAACGCCCTCTAAGGCCTCTTTAAACTCCAGCGTTACGGCCAGTTCGGTATCTATGCCGTATGGATCGCTAGGACGAGTCGAGCGACCGCCGCCGAATGCCTGCTCAAAAAAATCGCCGAAAATGGAGCTAAAATCAAATCCTCCGCCGCTCGCGCCGCTATATGCGCCACTGATGCCCTCTTTGCCGTAGCGATCATACATTCTGCGCTTTTGATCGTCGCTTAAAATTTGATACGCTTCGTTGATCTTTTTAAATTTCTCCTCCGACTCCTTGTCGCCTTGGTTGCGGTCGGGATGGAATTGCAAAGCGAGCTTTCGAAACGCCTTTTTTATCGTCTCGGCGTCGGCATCGCGTGCCACGCCTAAAATTTCATAATAATCTTCTTCCACGAAATTCTCCTTAAGCTATAACAAAAGGGGCAATTTTATCTAAATTTAATAAAACTCAAGTTAAGACTTAACTATTTTCATGTATAATGCAATATTTAAATTTCAAATCAACGATGCAAAGGATAAAAAATGATAAATGTATTGATGATAGAAGACGACAGCGAGTTCGCACAGCTTCTAACCGAATATCTGGCTAAATTTAACATCCAAGTTACAAACTTCGAAGACCCGTATCTGGGCATTAGCGCTGGGATCAAAAACTACGATCTACTGATTTTGGATCTTACGCTTCCTGGGATGGACGGACTTGAAGTCTGCAAAGAGATCCGCGAGAAATACGATATTCCGATCATCATCAGCTCGGCTAGAAGCGACGTGAGCGATCGCGTAGTGGGTCTTCAGATCGGCGCGGACGATTACCTACCGAAACCTTATGATCCAAAAGAGATGCACGCGCGCATCATGAGCCTCATCCGCCGCTATAAAAAAGCTAGCGAAAAGGAAGAAACCGCCACGGATAGCGTATTTCGTATCGACGACAAGCGCCATGAAATTTACTTCGGCGAGGAGTCGCTCGTGTTAACGCCTGCGGAGTATGAAATTTTAGAATACCTCATCAAGCAGCATAGCTTTTCGGTATCCCGCGAGCAGCTCGTATACCATTGCAAGAGCCTAAAAGATAAAGATTCAAAGAGCCTAGATGTCATCATCGGACGCTTACGCACCAAGATCGGTGACAGTTCCAAAGCACCTAAGCATATCTTTTCGGTTCGCGGTATCGGCTACAAGCTCATCGGATGAAGCACTCCTTAATCACTAAAATTTCGGTTTTTTTTGTAATCGCGATCATCTTAGTCTGCGTGCTTTTCATCACGTTCGCACGGATGCAGATGAATAGAGCTCTAGGTAGCATGCAGGCTAATCAAATAAACGCGGTCAATAATCTACTTGAGCTATACAAGCGCAACGCCCCTCCCAGCGATATTGAGCGCTACTTCTCCAGCTATGGCTTGGAGCTTGTAAAAGACAAAAATATCATCCAAAACATCATCACGAGCGGTAAAATTTTTTTCGTTCAAGATACCTCTATTGGCGAGTTTAGCTCGGTCGAGTATAATAATTCGCTGTTTTTAAATATAAAAAACAACTCTTTCGTCGTGGTTTTCGAAAGCCTTGGCACGAAGAATTTAAACGATCCGCTTTGGGTCGGGTTTTTGCTTACGATGGCGGTTTTGATCTCGCTTTATTTATCGATAGTGCGAAGCTTCACGCCGCTAAAAAAACTAAGCAAAAATATCAAAAAATTCGCCCAGGGCAACTTGGACGTAAATTTAGCCGCCGCGCACAGTGAGGATGAGATCGGGCAGGTCGCACAGGAATTTAACAACGCGATTGCTAAAATTCAAGAGCTGATCCGCTCGCGCCAGCTATTTTTACGCACTATCATGCATGAGCTTAAAACCCCGATCGGCAAGGGCAGACTAATCACCGAAATGCTCGATGACGAAACACAAAAAGAGCGGCTCGTCAATGTCTTTGAGCGGCTTGAAATTTTAATCAACGAGTTTGCCAAAATCGAGCAACTGCTCTCAAAAAGCTACTCGCTCAACTATCAGGATTATCATTTTAGCCTCATTTTAGAGCAGGTCAAAGATATGTCGATGCTCGATAACTGGGATGAGCTCATTAGCACGGATATCGAGTGCGATGCGGTGATAAACGTGGATTTCGGGCTGTTTGCGCTGGCGATTAAAAATTTAATCGATAACGCCCTAAAATACTCCAGCGATAAAAAAGTCCGCATCATCTGCGATGAAAACAAAGTAAGTGTTGCCAACCGCGGAGCGGCGCTTGCAAAATCATTCGAGCACTACAAGCAGGCTTTTATCAGAAATAAAGACGAAAAAGCCACCGGCATGGGGCTTGGGCTCTATATCATCGATAAAATTTGCGAGCTGCATAAATTCCGCTTCGAGTACAATTACAGCGACGGCACGCACTACTTCTCGATCGTCTTTTCGCCGAAGGGCGCCATATGAGCGGCACGGACAGGTTCGAAGAGCTCGTCGCGAGCTTTGAAAAGCTTCCCGGCGTGGGCAAAAAATCCGCCCTGCGCTTTGCGTACTACGTAAGCGTGCAAAACTCCTTTCTGGGGCTAAATTTAGCGCACAATATCGAAGAGGCGGTGCGCGGACTGCACAGATGCCGCATCTGCGGTGCGGTATGCGAGGGCGAGATCTGCGAATACTGCGCCGACGAGGAGCGCGAAAGCGATAAAATTTGCATCGTCGAAAATCCCAAAGATATCTTTATTTTAGAGAGCAATAAAATTTATAACGGCCGCTACTTCGTGCTAGACGCCGCCGACGAAGATAAAATCGCGGCGCTACGCGATATGGTGAGCCGAAACGGCGCGCGCGAGCTGATATTTGCGCTGACGCCGGGCATCAACTCCGACGGGATCATGCTTTACGTCGAGGACAAGCTCGCGGATCTGGGTTTGAAATTTACCAAGCTCGCTCAAGGCGTGCCTACGGGCGTAAGCTTAGACAACGTCGATATGCTCTCGCTAATAAAGGCGATCAACGGGCGCACCGATATTTAAAATTTCGACGAAATTTTAAATTTATGCGGATAAATTTATAAGCTAAATTTAAAGCGCAAAGCGGCGAATAAGAGTTTTGCCGCGGAGTCAAGCGGCGAAATTTGAGGCGTAAATTTAAATAGTGGACGTGCGATGAAATTTATTAAAATTTACGCGGCTTCGGTGCGCGAAACGATGGGGTGGGCGCGGCGGCGCCCCGCTCGCCGCAAGGCTTTAACGGCGGATTTGAGCCGTAGAATTTTAAGCGCTTCCGTTTCGAAGCGGGGTTTTGAGCGCGGAATTTCGAACGCTCAAATTTTAAAAGGCGAAATTTTAAACGGCGAATTTCTAGAGCTAAATTTTAAAAGCAGATCTGAAAGTAGCGAGACGGGGTTGCCCAACGCTGCGAGCTCGTAAAAATTTAAAGGCGAATTTCTAGGCGCGGAATGGTTTAAATTTTTAAATTTCGCCGGCGCGGGATTTAAAAATTTAAACGTAATTATCTATTATATTATTTAAGGACAAAAGTGAAAAAGGTTCATTTTATCGGCATCGGCGGCATAGGAATATCGGCATTAGCGAGATTTTTACACGAGAAAAATTTTATCATTTCAGGCTCTGATATCAAAGAGAGTGAGACGACCTATAAGCTAAGAGCGGACGGCATGGAGATCATCACTCCGCACGACGCTTCGGCGATCAAAGATCAGGAGATCGTCATCTACTCCGCCGCGATCAAAGAGGACAATGTCGAGCTGCAAGCCGCACGCAAAAAGGGGATCGTCTGCCTCTCGCGCAAGGAGGCCCTGCCCTTCGTGCTAAAAGACAAGCGCGTCTTCGCAGTCGCCGGCGCGCACGGCAAAAGCACTACAAGCGCGATAACCTCGGCGCTGATAGACGGCTCGGTTATCATCGGCGCGATCTCCAAGCAGTTCGGCTCGAATATGAAATATGAAAACAGCGAAAACATCATCTTTGAAGCCGACGAGAGCGATTCGAGCTTTTTAAATTCCAACCCTTACGTCGCAGTCGTGACCAACGCCGAGCCCGAGCATATGGATCATTACGACAACGATTTGGATAAATTTCACGCGGCGTATCGCGGCTTTTTGGAGCGCGCCAAGATCCGCGTGATAAACGCCGAGGATGAGTTTTTAAACTCGATAAAGCTCGGCTGTATCAAGCTCTTTCCTTCGCGCGACATAACGGATCTGAAGGTGCTGCTGCGCGATCATCAGCCGTTTATGAGTTTTAATCTTAAAGAGCTCGGACGCTTCGAGGTTTACGGGCTCGGAAGGCACATCGCGATCGATGCGTCGCTAGCGATCCTAACCGCGGCGTGCGAGACGGGGTTAGAACAGATCCGCAAAAATTTACTAAATTACAAAGGGATCAAAAAGCGCTTCGACATCCTGTGCGCCACCCCGAACTTCGTGCTCATCGACGACTACGGCCACCACCCCACCGAGATCAGAGCGACGCTGCAAAGCGCGCGCGAATATGCTAGCCTGCTAGGGCTTAGCAAGATCACGGCGATCTTTCAGCCGCACCGTTTCAGCAGGCTTAAGGCGAATTTAAACGCCTTTAAAGAGTGCTTTGCGGGCGTGGAGGAGTTAGTCGTACTGCCCGTTTACGCCGCTGGCGAGCCTAGTAACGGCATCGATCTGAAAGAGGAATTTAAGGGGCTCGGGGCACTTTTTACCGAGAGGGTCTTTAGAAACGGCGAGCGGATAGAATTTAGCGATATTTTCGGCGTCCGCCACATCATAAACGACGGGCTCGTGATCGGATTTGGCGCGGGCGACATCACCTATCAGCTGCGCGGAGAATTTTAGGCTTGAAAACTCTCGCCGAATTTATAAGACAAACTCCGCTACGGGCGGGCAAGGATAAAATTTGAGATTTTTGGTGTTTATTTTCGCGTTTTTATTTATCGCAGCGATCTTTTTCGTGCGGGACGAAATTTTAAGCAAAAGAGCTAAAATCATCGCTACGATGCTGATCGTGATGCTGTGCGCGGGGGCGTATCTTTACGAAAGCGCGAGTGAGCGCTCCGCCAAGCTTGAGGAGGAGATGGTGTTTAAATTTAATGCAGGCGCCAGATTAAGATGCGGCGGCGCGATAAATTTCGCTTCTGAAACACGCGGCGCGGCAAATTCCTCTCCCGAAAAATACGGCGCGGATGCGAAAAATTTTGGCGCGCAAGAGGACGAAGTAAATTTAAGCGCGCAGGACAAGACCGCTTCCGCCGCGCAAAGCTCCACCGCACAAACGAACGAGCAGGCTTCCGCTGAGCAAAACTATTCCCCGCAAACTAGCAGCGCTGTCTCGGACGGACAAAATTCCGCACAAAGCCCTACTTTGCAGAATTCCGCAGAGCCTGGACAAAATTTTAAATCTCAAAATTCTACTCAAAATTTAGACGTAGCTTCGCAAAATTCTACGCAGCAGAACGATACGCAGAACCGCATGCCACAAAATTCCGCGAGCCAAGAAAGTATGCGAAACTCCGCTTCACAAAATTCCGCGCACCAAGGCGACATGCAAACCTCCGATCCCCAAGGCTCTGCGCAGAATTTTAACGCAGCTGAGCAAAATTCCATGCAAGGCTCCGCTCAAAATTCTAAAGCCACGCAAAATTTCGCCGCAGACAAAGAGCAGGGCTCCGCGCAGATCGTAACACGAGAAAATTTCACCTACTCCTTTTCGATGGGCGCTTTCATCGCCAAAAAAAGCGCGGGCGCGGAGTTTAAGGGCAAAACCTACAAGATCAAAGAGTGCGTTTATGATCAGTGACGAGCTCTTTACGCGCCTCGATCTGGACGAGTATCTAGCCAAATTTAAAAGCTTTTTGGCGCGCGAAAAGCCGCTGTTTTTAAGCGGCGATAGTAAGCTGAATTTTGAAAAAATTTCAGAGCTTACGAAATTTGATCTCGCGCAGTGCGAGAGCGTCGCAAACCTAGACGACGCGCTGATGCGCATCTCAAAGCACGGCGTGCTACATATCAGCGAAATTTACGAGTTTAGTAAGATCGTCCGATATTTTCTGTATCTCAAAAAGCAGCCCTTCGAAGGCAAACTCGCCGCTTGGCTTGCAAAGATCGAGATCCCTGAGTCTATCGCGCAATTAAAGGATTATTTCGACGATCAGGGCGGTTTTCGCGACACGATAGACGAGCGCTTCGGCGCGCTGAACGAGGCGTTTAAGATAAAAAAAGGTGAGATCGAGCAGACGCTAAAAAGGCTGATCTACTCCAAAGCCCTTTCGCCCTATCTCGCTGACACGCAGATCCACTACATAAGCGACACCGAGGCTCTGCTGGTGCGCGGCGGCTTCAACCACGTGCTAAAAGGCAGCGTCGTAGCGCGCTCAAGCGGAGGCTATTTTTATGTGCTTCCCGACGCGATCGCGGCTCTGAAGTCCGCTCAAAGCGCGATTTTGGATAAAAAAGAGCAGATCGTATTCGAGCACTGCAAGCAGATAAGCGCCGTTTTCAATAAGAATTTAGCTTTTTTAAAATTTATAAACGCCGCCTTCGACGCGATCGATGCGCTAATTGCGCGCGCCGCGATGGCAAGAGCGAGCGATTATGAGTTCGTCCTACCTGAGCCCTCGCGCGACATCGTCCTAGACAGCTTCGCCCACCCCGCGCTTAAAAATCCAAAGCGCGTGAGCGTGGAATTTAGCGGCAAAATTCTACTCATCACCGGCGTGAATGCGGGCGGAAAATCGATGCTTTTAAAAAGCATTCTAAGCGCGGCGCTGCTAGCTAAATACCTCCTTCCGATGCCTATTCGCGCAAGCCTCAGCCGCATCGGCACCTTTAAAGAGTTCGAGCTCATAATGGAGGATCCGCAAAACTCCAAAAACGACATCTCGACCTTCGCGGGCAGGATGGTTGCCTTTAGCAAGCTGTTCGGGCGCAAAGAGATTCTAATCGGCGTCGATGAGATCGAGCTTGGTACCGATTTTGAGGAGGCTGCGAGCCTATACGGCGCGATGATCGAGCAGCTGATAAGCGGCGATGTGAAAATGATCATCACCACGCATCACAAGCGCCTGGCGATGCTGCTTGCAAAGGATCCGCGCGTAGAGCTGCTGGCGGCGCTTTACGACGAGAAAAACAGCGCGCCGAAATATGAGTTTTTAAAGGGCACGATCGGCAAATCTTACGCCTTTGAAACCGCGCTGCGCTACGGCATAGCGCAAAATTTGATCGCCGCGGCGCGCAAAAACTACGGCGAAAACAAAGAGAACTTAAACGAAGCGATCTCAAAAGCGATAAATTTAGAGCTTGAGCTAAAACAAAAACTAGCCCAAACGCAGCAAAAAGAGGAGAAGCTGGATGCGCTGAGCGAAGCGCTAAAAGATCAACGCGAGCGCGCGCAAAGCGAGCTGAAGGCGGAGCTTTCAAGGCTACAAAACGAATACTACCGCGCCATTTCGGAGGCCAAACGCAGCGTGAGCCTAAGCGACGTGCGCGAAAAGCAGCGCGCCATAAACCGCGCAAACGAGCTCGCACGAGCCGTGCAGCAGCCTGAACTCAGCGCGCCCGAGCCGCAAAGCTTTAAAGCGGGCGATCGCGTAAAATACGGCAAGATCAAGGGCGAAATTTTATCGCTCAGTAAAACCCAGGCGCTGATGCTAAGCGACGGTATCAGGCTGCGCGTGCCGCTTGGCGAGCTAAAGCACAGCGGTGCAGCGCCCGCTCCCGCAAAAAACATCAGCATCAAGGTGCAAAAGCCCGCCTCCGCGTCGCTCGTGCTCGATCTGCACGGCCTGCGCGCCGAGGAAGCGATCAGCAGGCTTGATAAATTCATCAGCCAGAGCCTCGTGATGGGCTTTGATGAGATCATCGTAAAGCACGGCATCGGTACGGGCAAGCTCGCGTTCGCGGTAAAGGAGTTTTTAAAAACGCACCCTAGCGTCAAGGGCTTTCGCGACGGCACACCCGCAGAAGGTGGTTTCGGCTCAAAGGTCGTCTCGCTTTAGGCTCTAGCTCAAAGACCTTTTCGCTTCAGACGCGAGAACAAACGATGCGAAATTCGCCCTATTTCATCTATGCCTTCGCCGAGGTTTTGCAAAAGTACGGGTGCTTTTAACGTAGAATTTCACCGCGGAATTTTAAAATTTGTCCTCGGCTTTAAATTTTAAATTTAGTCCACGTTTTAAATTTGAAATATGGAGGGCTCGGATTGAAATTCTAAAATTTAGCGCACGTTACGATCACGCGACACAAACGGACTTCGCCATGCAATTTTAATATGTTTCCACACAAGAGTTTGTGATGGACTTTGTGCTAAAATTTCGGCGGGACTTCGTAATAAATTTCATGCGGCGTAGCCGCGACATAAAAATTAGCGCGAGCGCAGCTCGCCCCTTATAAAGCGTCGTCGGGGGATAGGTGGGGTTTGGGGCGGGAAGGGGGCTTGAATTGCGAGGTCGCTCCCCTTCCCGCCCCAAAAAAATAGAAATCACGGCGTGAATTTCGCGAGCTGTGAATTTAGGAATGAAATTTTATTTTGTAAATTTTTACAAAATTTTATGATATAGCCTAGCGCTTGGGTACATTATGTGCGATATTCGTAAGGGGGCGGCGCTCAGAGTTGCGAGGCGCGCCCGCCCCCTTACCAACCCCCACCCGCGCGACGCTAGCGGTGCGGACTGCGTCCGCGTTAAATTTAAATTGCGACTGCGTCGCATAAAATCTCACCAATGATAAAATTCTTTCGTGCTTAAAATTTTAAAATTCCAAGCGCAAAAGAATTTTGAAATTCCAAATACGATAAAATTTAAATGGCAGCGGAATTTCAAAATTCCGTAAATTTAAGCAAAATTCTGAAATTCCGTAAATTTAAAACGATTAAATAAGGAGGTCTCATTGAACCCTATTACCGAAAAGCGCAGCGTTTCGGGCTACTACTACGCCGAGGATCGCGAGTATGTGTACTTCGTGACGGACGCACCGCGCGAGCAAAACTACCGCTTTATTTTCGACGCGGGCGCGATCTAT carries:
- the dnaJ gene encoding molecular chaperone DnaJ, encoding MEEDYYEILGVARDADAETIKKAFRKLALQFHPDRNQGDKESEEKFKKINEAYQILSDDQKRRMYDRYGKEGISGAYSGASGGGFDFSSIFGDFFEQAFGGGRSTRPSDPYGIDTELAVTLEFKEALEGVHKEIKYKIKKPCSTCDATGSKDKKRHTCSACGGTGRVAVRRGYMSFIQSCSACGGTGEIVKDRCKDCGGKGFTEEDVSLKFDIPAGIDDGQRVRLSGKGNVSKTGEIGDLYVIVRVKEDSHFLRDGDDLYIEVPVFFTQAILGESIEVPTPRGKAELKLKVGTKDKQRFTIYGEGAPNIRTKKNGDLIVQVNVQTPKKLNEKQEALLRELQESFGSKGGDDEGILDKIKNFFK
- a CDS encoding endonuclease MutS2 produces the protein MISDELFTRLDLDEYLAKFKSFLAREKPLFLSGDSKLNFEKISELTKFDLAQCESVANLDDALMRISKHGVLHISEIYEFSKIVRYFLYLKKQPFEGKLAAWLAKIEIPESIAQLKDYFDDQGGFRDTIDERFGALNEAFKIKKGEIEQTLKRLIYSKALSPYLADTQIHYISDTEALLVRGGFNHVLKGSVVARSSGGYFYVLPDAIAALKSAQSAILDKKEQIVFEHCKQISAVFNKNLAFLKFINAAFDAIDALIARAAMARASDYEFVLPEPSRDIVLDSFAHPALKNPKRVSVEFSGKILLITGVNAGGKSMLLKSILSAALLAKYLLPMPIRASLSRIGTFKEFELIMEDPQNSKNDISTFAGRMVAFSKLFGRKEILIGVDEIELGTDFEEAASLYGAMIEQLISGDVKMIITTHHKRLAMLLAKDPRVELLAALYDEKNSAPKYEFLKGTIGKSYAFETALRYGIAQNLIAAARKNYGENKENLNEAISKAINLELELKQKLAQTQQKEEKLDALSEALKDQRERAQSELKAELSRLQNEYYRAISEAKRSVSLSDVREKQRAINRANELARAVQQPELSAPEPQSFKAGDRVKYGKIKGEILSLSKTQALMLSDGIRLRVPLGELKHSGAAPAPAKNISIKVQKPASASLVLDLHGLRAEEAISRLDKFISQSLVMGFDEIIVKHGIGTGKLAFAVKEFLKTHPSVKGFRDGTPAEGGFGSKVVSL
- a CDS encoding ArsS family sensor histidine kinase; the encoded protein is MKHSLITKISVFFVIAIILVCVLFITFARMQMNRALGSMQANQINAVNNLLELYKRNAPPSDIERYFSSYGLELVKDKNIIQNIITSGKIFFVQDTSIGEFSSVEYNNSLFLNIKNNSFVVVFESLGTKNLNDPLWVGFLLTMAVLISLYLSIVRSFTPLKKLSKNIKKFAQGNLDVNLAAAHSEDEIGQVAQEFNNAIAKIQELIRSRQLFLRTIMHELKTPIGKGRLITEMLDDETQKERLVNVFERLEILINEFAKIEQLLSKSYSLNYQDYHFSLILEQVKDMSMLDNWDELISTDIECDAVINVDFGLFALAIKNLIDNALKYSSDKKVRIICDENKVSVANRGAALAKSFEHYKQAFIRNKDEKATGMGLGLYIIDKICELHKFRFEYNYSDGTHYFSIVFSPKGAI
- a CDS encoding response regulator transcription factor; translated protein: MINVLMIEDDSEFAQLLTEYLAKFNIQVTNFEDPYLGISAGIKNYDLLILDLTLPGMDGLEVCKEIREKYDIPIIISSARSDVSDRVVGLQIGADDYLPKPYDPKEMHARIMSLIRRYKKASEKEETATDSVFRIDDKRHEIYFGEESLVLTPAEYEILEYLIKQHSFSVSREQLVYHCKSLKDKDSKSLDVIIGRLRTKIGDSSKAPKHIFSVRGIGYKLIG
- the recR gene encoding recombination mediator RecR, which produces MSGTDRFEELVASFEKLPGVGKKSALRFAYYVSVQNSFLGLNLAHNIEEAVRGLHRCRICGAVCEGEICEYCADEERESDKICIVENPKDIFILESNKIYNGRYFVLDAADEDKIAALRDMVSRNGARELIFALTPGINSDGIMLYVEDKLADLGLKFTKLAQGVPTGVSLDNVDMLSLIKAINGRTDI
- the murC gene encoding UDP-N-acetylmuramate--L-alanine ligase, yielding MKKVHFIGIGGIGISALARFLHEKNFIISGSDIKESETTYKLRADGMEIITPHDASAIKDQEIVIYSAAIKEDNVELQAARKKGIVCLSRKEALPFVLKDKRVFAVAGAHGKSTTSAITSALIDGSVIIGAISKQFGSNMKYENSENIIFEADESDSSFLNSNPYVAVVTNAEPEHMDHYDNDLDKFHAAYRGFLERAKIRVINAEDEFLNSIKLGCIKLFPSRDITDLKVLLRDHQPFMSFNLKELGRFEVYGLGRHIAIDASLAILTAACETGLEQIRKNLLNYKGIKKRFDILCATPNFVLIDDYGHHPTEIRATLQSAREYASLLGLSKITAIFQPHRFSRLKANLNAFKECFAGVEELVVLPVYAAGEPSNGIDLKEEFKGLGALFTERVFRNGERIEFSDIFGVRHIINDGLVIGFGAGDITYQLRGEF